One Tomitella gaofuii DNA segment encodes these proteins:
- a CDS encoding VOC family protein, with amino-acid sequence MDQRIDFITFATEDLDAARRFYVDGLGWTPLLDVAGEIIFFQSAPGQVLGLFDARKFDEDLPRGVGDASTRTRVSGVTLAHNVGTRDEVSRVVDAMRRVGGTVRTEPADGAFGGVFHAHVEDPGGIVWEIAHNPGWHVDADGNVELG; translated from the coding sequence GTGGATCAACGCATCGACTTCATCACCTTCGCCACGGAGGACCTCGACGCCGCGCGCCGCTTCTACGTCGACGGTCTCGGCTGGACGCCGCTGCTGGACGTGGCCGGGGAGATCATCTTCTTCCAGAGCGCCCCCGGACAGGTGCTCGGTCTGTTCGACGCACGCAAGTTCGACGAGGACCTGCCCCGCGGCGTCGGCGACGCGTCCACCCGTACGCGGGTCTCCGGCGTGACCCTCGCCCACAACGTGGGCACCCGCGACGAGGTCTCCCGCGTGGTCGACGCGATGCGCCGCGTCGGCGGCACTGTGCGCACCGAACCCGCGGACGGCGCCTTCGGCGGGGTCTTCCACGCGCATGTCGAGGACCCGGGCGGCATCGTCTGGGAGATCGCGCACAATCCCGGCTGGCACGTCGACGCCGACGGGAACGTCGAGCTCGGTTGA
- the ribB gene encoding 3,4-dihydroxy-2-butanone-4-phosphate synthase has product MIEKVGEDMLTGDAQIVGHGAQGRRSHPTGAEHHRVAGSRFDGIDRAIADIAAGKAVVVVDDEDRENEGDIIFAAEAATTELVAFTVRYSSGYLCVPMTGDDCDRLDLPPMHRSNEDPHHTAYTVTVDARAGVTTGISAHDRALTIRALADRGSAAADFSRPGHVVPLRAREGGVLVRPGHTEAAVDLTRLAGLNPVGVVCEIVSEKDPTTMARTAELRAFADTHGLALITIADLAEWRRTHEQLVTRGPVANVPTTHGTFRAVGYTGVVDGREHVALLSGKPTAPAAAEAAPTPGPATVRIHAECLTGDVFGSTRCGCGHDLGSAMDAVSAADSGVVLYLREESARGEGLVHTLRSFAADESAAVAMPPAPTAGDLHVAAQMLADLGFDSVRLLSCDADESALSGAGRQILARHGIDVVEVAPVVGGNPDTAAATA; this is encoded by the coding sequence GTGATCGAGAAAGTGGGCGAGGACATGTTGACCGGAGACGCGCAGATCGTCGGGCACGGTGCACAGGGACGCCGGTCGCACCCCACCGGAGCAGAGCATCATCGCGTCGCCGGGAGCCGGTTCGATGGCATCGACCGTGCCATCGCCGACATCGCCGCGGGCAAGGCCGTCGTGGTCGTCGACGACGAGGACCGGGAGAACGAAGGCGACATCATCTTCGCCGCGGAGGCTGCCACCACCGAGCTCGTCGCGTTCACCGTCCGCTACAGCTCCGGATACCTCTGCGTGCCGATGACCGGCGACGACTGCGACAGGCTCGACCTGCCGCCGATGCACCGGTCCAACGAGGACCCGCACCACACCGCCTACACCGTCACGGTCGACGCGCGCGCCGGCGTCACGACGGGCATCAGCGCCCATGACCGCGCACTGACGATCCGCGCCCTCGCCGACAGGGGCTCCGCGGCCGCCGACTTCTCACGCCCCGGCCACGTGGTCCCCCTGCGCGCCCGCGAAGGCGGGGTGCTCGTGCGTCCCGGCCACACCGAGGCCGCCGTGGACCTCACCCGCCTCGCCGGGCTCAACCCGGTGGGCGTGGTGTGCGAGATCGTCAGCGAGAAGGACCCGACCACGATGGCGCGCACCGCCGAACTGCGCGCGTTCGCCGACACGCACGGCCTGGCCCTGATCACCATCGCCGACCTCGCCGAATGGCGGCGCACCCACGAACAGCTCGTCACGCGCGGGCCGGTGGCGAACGTCCCCACCACGCACGGCACCTTCCGCGCCGTCGGATACACCGGCGTCGTCGACGGCCGCGAGCACGTGGCGCTGCTCTCCGGCAAGCCCACCGCACCGGCGGCCGCCGAGGCCGCCCCCACGCCAGGCCCCGCCACGGTGCGCATCCACGCCGAGTGCCTCACCGGCGACGTGTTCGGGTCCACTCGCTGCGGCTGCGGCCACGACCTGGGCTCGGCGATGGACGCGGTGTCGGCCGCCGACTCCGGCGTCGTCCTCTACCTCCGGGAGGAGTCCGCGCGCGGAGAGGGGCTGGTGCACACGCTGCGTTCCTTCGCCGCCGACGAGTCCGCCGCGGTCGCGATGCCCCCGGCCCCCACTGCGGGCGATCTGCACGTCGCCGCACAGATGCTGGCCGATCTCGGCTTCGACTCCGTCCGGCTCCTGTCCTGCGACGCGGACGAGTCGGCCCTGTCGGGTGCCGGCAGGCAGATCCTCGCCCGGCACGGCATCGACGTCGTGGAGGTCGCCCCCGTCGTCGGCGGAAACCCCGATACGGCCGCCGCCACCGCGTAA
- a CDS encoding siderophore-interacting protein has protein sequence MARENMRSRGIKPEDAELLTLKVVGSQRLSKTFTRVTLGGGEADRFRYMGFDQWFRLFIPVAEDSLSRLPAKLDTLAYMRYLTISKTTRPVLRNYTVSGYRADGPHGPELDVDFVLHGQDEPGSAGPAAAWSLTCSPGDAVAIYDEGVGFNPDPSLRSVVLAADESGLPAMGGVLSSLDSDVTGTAFIEVPDADDRRALQHPEGVDVQWIVRDSRVAPGKSVLAAACAAVPPAEPFYGWVVGEQSLASGRRRHWVRGGVPKNDIMFCGYWRNRH, from the coding sequence ATGGCGCGCGAGAACATGAGATCCCGGGGCATCAAGCCCGAGGACGCCGAGCTGCTGACGCTGAAGGTCGTAGGGTCGCAGCGGCTGTCGAAGACGTTCACCAGGGTGACCCTCGGCGGCGGGGAGGCCGACCGGTTCCGGTACATGGGCTTCGACCAATGGTTCCGCCTGTTCATTCCGGTGGCGGAGGATTCGTTGTCGCGCCTGCCGGCGAAGCTCGACACCCTCGCCTACATGCGGTACCTGACGATCTCGAAGACGACGCGGCCGGTGCTGCGCAACTACACCGTGAGCGGCTATCGCGCAGACGGCCCGCACGGGCCCGAGCTGGACGTGGACTTCGTGCTCCACGGCCAGGACGAGCCGGGCTCGGCGGGACCGGCCGCGGCGTGGTCGCTCACCTGCAGCCCGGGGGATGCGGTGGCCATTTATGACGAGGGCGTCGGCTTCAACCCGGATCCGTCGCTGCGCAGCGTGGTCCTCGCCGCCGACGAGTCGGGGCTGCCCGCGATGGGCGGGGTGCTCTCGTCGCTGGACTCCGACGTGACCGGCACGGCGTTCATCGAGGTACCCGATGCGGACGATCGCCGCGCCCTGCAGCACCCCGAGGGCGTCGACGTGCAGTGGATCGTGCGCGATTCCCGCGTGGCCCCCGGAAAGTCGGTGCTGGCCGCGGCGTGTGCGGCGGTACCTCCGGCGGAGCCGTTCTACGGGTGGGTGGTCGGCGAGCAGAGCCTGGCGTCGGGGCGGCGCCGCCACTGGGTGCGCGGCGGCGTCCCGAAGAACGACATCATGTTCTGCGGCTACTGGCGCAATCGGCACTGA
- a CDS encoding DNA-3-methyladenine glycosylase I: protein MPETTAIVGADGVARCPWAVTDPLNTEYHDMEWGVPVHGERALFERICLESFQAGLSWLTILRKRPAFRDAFAGFDVDKVAAFTDDDVQRLLADAAIVRNRAKIAAAVGNASAVQRLRDGEGLDAVLWGYRDADPAAPRTAEEVPTRSAASEAMAKDLRARGFRFVGPTSCHALMEATGIIDTHLAGCHRRGVSADCASSRRT, encoded by the coding sequence ATGCCGGAGACGACGGCGATCGTCGGCGCGGACGGCGTGGCCCGCTGCCCCTGGGCGGTCACCGACCCGCTCAACACGGAGTACCACGACATGGAGTGGGGCGTGCCCGTCCACGGCGAGCGGGCGCTGTTCGAGCGGATCTGCCTCGAGTCGTTCCAGGCCGGCCTGTCGTGGCTGACCATCCTGCGCAAGCGGCCCGCGTTCCGCGACGCCTTCGCGGGCTTCGACGTCGACAAGGTCGCCGCCTTCACCGATGACGACGTTCAGCGGCTGCTCGCCGATGCCGCGATCGTCCGCAACCGCGCCAAGATCGCGGCTGCAGTGGGCAACGCCAGTGCCGTGCAACGTCTCCGCGACGGGGAGGGCCTCGATGCGGTGCTGTGGGGCTACCGTGACGCGGACCCGGCCGCCCCACGCACGGCGGAGGAGGTGCCCACCCGCAGCGCCGCCTCCGAGGCGATGGCGAAGGACCTGCGCGCGCGCGGCTTCCGCTTCGTCGGCCCCACATCGTGTCACGCGCTGATGGAGGCGACGGGGATCATCGACACCCACTTGGCCGGCTGCCACCGCCGCGGGGTCAGTGCCGATTGCGCCAGTAGCCGCAGAACATGA
- a CDS encoding methylated-DNA--[protein]-cysteine S-methyltransferase codes for MNSTTIPVHPGSAPHDSASVRAAGAARTDPLDTLALLQAAGPDAGERSLVEELFAGILSGADHEGLIDVAYRTMDSPLGPLLIAATPSGVVRVAFSVQGHDAVLEDLAARVSPRVLRMPWRLDAVATEIDEYFRGVRAAFTVPVDLRLAHGFQRSVLEHLPEIPRGGTAGYAQVAQAAGSAGAARAVGTACARNPIPILVPCHRVTRSDGSLGGYIAGPAAKKYLLDLETAGQPSETGAPGDGHAACGGTGGA; via the coding sequence ATGAACTCCACGACGATCCCGGTGCACCCGGGATCCGCCCCCCACGACTCCGCGTCCGTGCGCGCGGCCGGCGCCGCCCGCACCGATCCGCTCGATACGCTCGCACTCCTGCAGGCGGCCGGCCCCGACGCCGGCGAGCGCTCTCTGGTCGAGGAACTGTTCGCCGGCATCCTGTCCGGCGCCGATCACGAGGGCCTGATCGACGTCGCATACCGCACGATGGATTCGCCGCTCGGACCGCTGCTGATCGCCGCGACGCCGTCGGGGGTCGTCCGGGTGGCGTTCAGCGTGCAGGGACACGATGCCGTCCTCGAGGATCTGGCCGCACGGGTCTCGCCGCGGGTGCTCCGCATGCCGTGGCGTCTCGACGCCGTCGCGACGGAGATCGACGAGTACTTCCGCGGCGTCCGCGCAGCGTTCACCGTCCCGGTGGACCTGCGGCTGGCGCACGGCTTCCAGCGCAGCGTCCTCGAACATCTCCCCGAGATCCCGCGCGGCGGCACCGCCGGCTACGCACAGGTGGCCCAGGCCGCGGGCAGCGCGGGTGCGGCCCGCGCCGTCGGAACCGCGTGCGCCCGCAACCCGATCCCGATCCTGGTGCCCTGCCATCGGGTCACGCGCAGCGACGGTTCCCTCGGCGGGTATATCGCCGGTCCCGCGGCCAAGAAGTATCTGCTGGACCTCGAGACCGCCGGGCAGCCCTCGGAAACCGGAGCCCCCGGCGACGGACACGCCGCGTGCGGCGGGACGGGGGGCGCGTGA
- a CDS encoding methylated-DNA--[protein]-cysteine S-methyltransferase → MRTHTVIDSPIGPLTLIGDDGVLCGLYMQTRRHPPAADALGEHVHGTLAQATEQLGEYFAGERERFTLPLAPHGTPFQLAVWDRLRAIPYGRTCSYADVAAQLGRPSAVRAVAAANGRNPISIIVPCHRVIGSDGSLVGYGGGLARKEFLLRLEAGGGQDALF, encoded by the coding sequence GTGCGCACCCACACCGTGATCGATTCGCCCATCGGCCCTCTCACGCTGATCGGCGACGACGGAGTGCTGTGCGGGCTGTACATGCAGACGCGCCGCCACCCGCCGGCCGCGGACGCCCTCGGCGAGCACGTGCACGGCACGCTCGCCCAGGCCACGGAACAGCTCGGCGAGTACTTCGCCGGCGAGCGGGAGCGGTTCACGCTGCCCCTCGCGCCGCACGGGACCCCGTTCCAGCTAGCGGTGTGGGACCGGCTGCGCGCCATACCGTACGGCCGGACATGCTCCTATGCCGACGTGGCCGCGCAGTTGGGCAGGCCGTCGGCGGTGCGCGCGGTCGCGGCGGCCAACGGACGCAACCCCATCAGCATCATCGTGCCCTGCCACCGGGTGATCGGGAGCGATGGGAGCCTCGTCGGCTACGGCGGCGGCCTGGCGCGCAAGGAGTTCCTGCTGCGCCTCGAGGCCGGCGGCGGTCAAGACGCGCTGTTTTGA
- a CDS encoding acetoacetate decarboxylase family protein has translation MSTTFRILGEQIAMPVHIRDAEVYAAMFPVPAARAQNVIEYSGLSVLPYRPGRTVCALMFIEYHDGDLHRYKEFGVGFLVHAEAGGGPAGALGDLRALLTGGAGAFVHRLPVTEEFTCAAGRTIWGFPKVLSRIDLTRSPAGARGVVRIDDRLVADVRFSRGVPVPVPGAGAASSDIDVYSHMDGVTRRIPWTLSATGARMRPGGADVILGPHPWGEELRGLGMPRRALLTSGIAHARMRFDEAEVVARGSGPAASAGPDGPVGEAAGDGEARA, from the coding sequence GTGTCGACAACCTTCCGCATTCTCGGCGAGCAGATCGCGATGCCCGTCCACATCCGCGACGCCGAGGTGTACGCGGCGATGTTCCCAGTGCCCGCCGCGCGCGCCCAGAACGTGATCGAATATTCGGGGCTCTCGGTGCTCCCGTATCGCCCCGGCCGCACGGTGTGCGCGTTGATGTTCATCGAATACCACGACGGGGATCTGCACCGGTACAAGGAATTCGGTGTCGGCTTTCTCGTGCACGCGGAGGCGGGCGGCGGCCCGGCCGGCGCGTTGGGCGACCTGCGTGCGCTGCTGACGGGAGGCGCCGGCGCCTTCGTCCACCGGCTTCCCGTCACCGAGGAGTTCACCTGTGCGGCGGGCCGGACGATCTGGGGGTTTCCCAAAGTGCTGTCGCGGATCGACCTCACCCGCTCACCGGCCGGCGCCCGCGGCGTCGTCCGCATCGACGACCGGCTGGTGGCCGACGTGCGGTTCTCCCGCGGAGTGCCGGTGCCGGTGCCGGGGGCGGGCGCGGCATCGTCGGACATCGACGTCTACTCGCACATGGACGGTGTGACGCGCAGGATCCCGTGGACACTGTCGGCCACCGGCGCCCGGATGCGCCCGGGCGGCGCCGACGTCATCCTGGGGCCGCACCCGTGGGGCGAGGAGCTGCGCGGGCTGGGAATGCCGCGGCGGGCCCTTCTGACCAGCGGCATCGCCCACGCGCGCATGCGATTCGACGAGGCTGAGGTGGTGGCCCGTGGAAGCGGCCCGGCCGCAAGCGCGGGCCCGGACGGGCCCGTCGGCGAGGCGGCGGGCGACGGCGAGGCCCGCGCATGA
- a CDS encoding ATP-binding cassette domain-containing protein, with the protein MIHAQGLARTFRKRRRQVRAVDGVDLDVEAGEIVGFLGPNGAGKTTTLRMLTTLLRPTEGTATVAGCDLRKDPVGVRRRIGYVPQSGAANPEARAGEELVDHAMLYGIGKAQATAHGKELFESLDLHGLWERQPKAMSGGQKRRLDIAMGLAHKPGLVFLDEPTTGLDPQARANLWEHISGLRDRRGTTVFLTTHYMDEADSLCDRILVIDYGRIVAEGTPDALKARVGGDVIDVELERPEEAARVGDLLGRLPGADAPSASGTRVGVRVPHGGAALIALVRELDAAGITPLSLETRRPSLDDVFLTLTGRSLREGDSGAVEGGDAAITGEDGPPGADRARGDAEHGAEGRR; encoded by the coding sequence ATGATCCACGCGCAGGGCCTGGCACGCACGTTCCGCAAGCGCCGCCGGCAGGTCCGCGCGGTGGACGGGGTGGACCTGGACGTCGAGGCGGGCGAGATCGTCGGCTTCCTCGGCCCCAACGGCGCAGGCAAGACCACCACCTTGCGCATGCTCACCACACTGCTCCGGCCGACGGAGGGCACGGCCACCGTCGCGGGCTGCGACCTGCGCAAGGACCCGGTGGGGGTGCGACGACGCATCGGCTATGTCCCCCAATCCGGCGCGGCGAATCCGGAGGCGCGTGCGGGGGAGGAACTCGTCGATCACGCCATGCTCTACGGGATCGGCAAGGCGCAGGCCACGGCGCACGGCAAGGAACTGTTCGAATCTCTCGACCTGCACGGACTGTGGGAGCGTCAGCCCAAGGCGATGTCCGGCGGCCAGAAGCGCCGCCTCGACATCGCCATGGGCCTGGCGCACAAACCTGGCTTGGTGTTTCTGGACGAGCCCACCACCGGTCTCGATCCGCAGGCGCGGGCCAACCTGTGGGAGCACATCTCCGGGCTGCGAGACCGCCGCGGGACCACCGTCTTCCTCACCACGCACTACATGGACGAGGCTGATTCGCTCTGCGACCGCATCCTCGTGATCGACTACGGGCGCATCGTCGCGGAAGGGACCCCGGATGCGCTCAAGGCGCGGGTCGGGGGCGATGTGATCGATGTGGAGCTCGAACGGCCCGAGGAGGCCGCCCGCGTCGGCGACCTGCTGGGAAGGCTGCCCGGGGCGGACGCCCCGAGCGCGAGCGGGACCCGGGTGGGCGTGCGGGTCCCGCACGGCGGAGCGGCGCTGATCGCCCTGGTCCGCGAACTCGACGCGGCCGGGATCACCCCGCTCTCGCTGGAGACCCGGAGGCCGAGCCTCGATGACGTGTTCCTCACGCTCACGGGACGATCGCTGAGGGAGGGCGATTCCGGGGCGGTCGAGGGCGGCGACGCGGCGATCACGGGCGAGGACGGGCCCCCGGGAGCAGACCGGGCCCGGGGCGACGCGGAGCACGGAGCGGAGGGACGACGATGA
- a CDS encoding ABC transporter permease: MSADDQTAPAAAPRNSLWRDSLLIFRRSMRISLRNPAWVAIGLSQPILYVVLFGPLLKPLAGQLGTGNAYQLFVPGILVQLAIFGSLFVGFGLIAEYRAGVIEAQRVTPASRLSLLLGRVMRDMIVLLFQSVILTLVAIPLGLRAPILGVVLTLIIVALLGFTFASVSYGLALTLKSEDAFAPLLNIFALPALLLSGILLPMTLAPGWLNWISNINPLKHVVDGVRDFFDGEYGTATAWWGVGLTIAMLLLAAWFGSRRFKKEAG, from the coding sequence ATGAGCGCCGACGACCAGACTGCGCCGGCCGCGGCGCCGAGGAACTCGCTGTGGCGGGACTCGCTGCTGATCTTCCGCCGGTCCATGCGGATCTCGCTGCGCAATCCGGCATGGGTGGCCATCGGACTGTCCCAGCCGATCCTCTATGTGGTGCTGTTCGGCCCCTTGCTCAAACCTCTGGCCGGGCAGCTGGGCACCGGCAATGCCTACCAGCTGTTCGTGCCGGGGATCCTGGTGCAGTTGGCGATCTTCGGATCGTTGTTCGTCGGGTTCGGCCTGATCGCCGAGTACCGTGCCGGCGTGATCGAGGCGCAACGCGTCACGCCCGCCTCCCGGCTGTCGCTGTTGCTGGGCAGGGTGATGCGCGACATGATCGTCCTGCTCTTCCAGAGCGTGATCCTCACACTCGTGGCGATTCCGCTGGGGCTGCGCGCGCCGATCCTCGGGGTGGTGCTCACCCTGATCATCGTGGCGTTGCTGGGGTTCACGTTCGCGTCGGTCTCCTACGGCCTCGCGCTCACGCTCAAGAGCGAGGACGCTTTCGCTCCGCTGCTCAACATCTTCGCGCTGCCCGCGCTGCTGCTGTCGGGCATCCTGCTGCCGATGACGCTGGCCCCGGGCTGGCTGAACTGGATCAGCAACATTAACCCGCTCAAACACGTCGTCGACGGCGTGCGCGACTTCTTCGACGGCGAATACGGCACGGCCACGGCGTGGTGGGGGGTGGGCCTGACGATCGCGATGCTGTTGCTCGCCGCCTGGTTCGGATCACGGCGGTTCAAGAAGGAGGCGGGGTGA
- a CDS encoding integrase catalytic domain-containing protein produces the protein MGSGLSMAARAEITAKYARQYARASKKDKGRLLDGVVAVTGWSRDNARRQLRTAAKPRPARPRRRRRPRKYSYDALKVLQRVWAFSGYECGKYLAVAMPTLLDSLERHGELVAGKRRYSRAVRAELEQMSAATIDRYLAPARARDPLYGKSTTKPSPLLRNSIRVRKAGDEAEGEPGFFEGDTVAHCGPTLKGEFARTLNLTDMCTGWVFTRSIRNNAHVHILSGLDAAVASVPFMITGLDFDNGSEFINHDVIGWAAGRDIFFTRSRPYKKNDQATIESKNNHLVRRYGFYWRYDTPEALKLLNALWPLVGDRMNYFTPTKKPIGWTTDAAGRRKRVYDTPATPLERLLDAGVLSPAQEAELIAYRDSLNPADLARRIQTIQDRLTGLARDATLALQAQATTASPDTGRGVKIRPAS, from the coding sequence ATGGGAAGTGGGTTGTCCATGGCCGCGCGAGCGGAGATCACCGCGAAGTACGCCCGGCAGTACGCCCGGGCGTCGAAGAAGGACAAGGGCCGGTTGCTCGACGGGGTCGTGGCGGTCACCGGCTGGTCGCGCGACAACGCCCGCCGGCAGTTGCGGACCGCCGCGAAGCCACGGCCGGCGCGCCCGCGTCGGCGGCGCCGGCCCCGTAAGTATTCCTACGACGCGCTCAAAGTGCTCCAACGCGTGTGGGCGTTCTCGGGCTACGAGTGCGGCAAGTACCTGGCCGTGGCCATGCCGACGCTGCTCGACTCGCTCGAACGCCACGGTGAGCTCGTGGCCGGAAAGCGCCGCTACAGCCGCGCCGTGCGCGCCGAACTCGAACAGATGAGCGCGGCGACGATCGACCGGTACCTGGCCCCGGCCCGGGCACGCGACCCGCTGTACGGCAAGTCCACGACGAAACCGTCTCCGCTGCTGCGTAACTCGATCCGAGTGCGCAAGGCCGGCGACGAGGCCGAGGGCGAGCCCGGGTTCTTCGAGGGCGATACGGTCGCGCACTGCGGCCCGACGCTCAAGGGGGAGTTCGCGCGCACGTTGAACCTGACCGACATGTGCACCGGCTGGGTGTTCACCCGCTCGATCCGGAACAACGCACACGTGCACATCCTGTCCGGGCTCGATGCGGCTGTCGCATCTGTGCCGTTCATGATCACCGGCCTAGACTTCGACAACGGCAGCGAGTTCATCAACCACGACGTGATCGGCTGGGCCGCCGGACGGGACATCTTCTTCACCCGCTCGCGGCCGTATAAGAAGAACGACCAGGCCACGATCGAGTCGAAGAACAACCACCTGGTGCGCCGCTACGGGTTCTACTGGCGCTACGACACTCCCGAGGCGTTGAAGCTGCTCAATGCGCTGTGGCCGCTGGTGGGTGACCGGATGAATTATTTCACGCCGACGAAGAAGCCCATCGGCTGGACCACCGACGCGGCGGGCCGCCGCAAACGCGTCTACGACACCCCGGCGACGCCGCTCGAGCGCCTGCTCGACGCCGGCGTGCTCTCACCGGCGCAGGAAGCGGAACTGATCGCCTACCGCGACAGCCTCAACCCGGCCGACCTCGCACGGCGCATCCAGACCATCCAGGATCGACTCACAGGCTTGGCCCGCGATGCCACGCTTGCCCTGCAGGCCCAGGCCACCACAGCGTCGCCGGACACCGGACGCGGCGTGAAGATCCGGCCGGCAAGCTAG
- a CDS encoding MscL family protein has protein sequence MLKGFKNFMMQGEVVVVAVGLVVATAFSNLVKAFTDNVINPLVAAAGGSGDSMGLGWLINENQPETFVDIGAFISGVIYFIIFMAVVYFVIVVPYRAYQAHRGNEVFGEPAPTKSCPECLSSDLPMKATKCKYCASPVSAA, from the coding sequence ATGCTGAAGGGTTTCAAGAACTTCATGATGCAGGGCGAAGTCGTCGTCGTGGCGGTCGGCCTCGTCGTCGCCACTGCCTTCAGCAATCTGGTCAAGGCGTTCACCGACAACGTCATCAACCCGCTCGTCGCGGCAGCCGGCGGCAGCGGCGACAGCATGGGGCTCGGCTGGCTCATCAATGAGAACCAGCCGGAGACCTTCGTCGACATCGGAGCATTCATCTCCGGCGTCATCTACTTCATCATCTTCATGGCCGTGGTGTACTTCGTCATCGTGGTGCCCTACCGCGCCTATCAGGCGCACCGCGGCAACGAGGTGTTCGGCGAGCCGGCACCCACCAAGAGCTGCCCGGAGTGCCTCTCGAGCGATCTGCCGATGAAGGCGACCAAGTGCAAGTACTGCGCGAGCCCGGTGTCCGCGGCCTGA
- a CDS encoding peptidylprolyl isomerase: protein MVVVTSPIQTATATLHTNKGDIKIALFGNHAPKTVANFVGLADGTAEYSTQNASGGTSGPFYDGAVFHRIIDGFMIQGGDPTGTGRGGPGYQFADEFHPELQFSKPYLLAMANAGPGTNGSQFFITVGKTPHLNNRHTIFGEVVDKDSQAVVDAVATVATDRADRPKDDVVINSITIEQG from the coding sequence ATGGTGGTCGTGACTTCACCGATTCAGACCGCAACAGCGACCCTCCACACCAACAAGGGCGACATCAAGATCGCCCTCTTCGGGAACCACGCCCCGAAGACGGTGGCCAACTTCGTCGGCTTGGCCGACGGCACCGCCGAGTACAGCACCCAGAACGCCTCCGGCGGCACCAGCGGCCCGTTCTACGACGGCGCCGTCTTCCACCGGATCATCGACGGGTTCATGATCCAGGGCGGCGACCCGACCGGCACCGGCCGGGGCGGCCCCGGCTACCAGTTCGCCGACGAGTTCCACCCGGAGCTGCAGTTCAGCAAGCCGTACCTGCTGGCCATGGCCAACGCCGGTCCCGGCACCAACGGTTCGCAGTTCTTCATCACCGTCGGCAAGACGCCGCACCTGAACAACCGCCACACCATCTTCGGCGAGGTGGTGGACAAGGATTCGCAGGCCGTGGTGGACGCGGTCGCGACCGTCGCCACCGACCGGGCCGACCGGCCCAAGGACGACGTCGTCATCAACTCCATCACCATCGAGCAGGGCTGA
- a CDS encoding rhomboid family intramembrane serine protease, which translates to MSTPGGGEMHQPLPGCFRHQDRPTGLRCSRCGRPACHECLRQAPVGFHCVDCIEQERKGAAARMPRAARPGTATAGLRTTLSAHPTVTYALIGLNVLAYLITAVQAGSILDNNRGSALYERFALVPGLVANGEWWRLIGSGFLHFGILHLAVNMYALYVVGIACENALGKLRYSLVYLVGLLGGSAAVMFGAWNGQTAGASGAIFGLFGAVLIILLRLRRNPNMMIAVIVINVIISVSVPGISWLGHLGGFLAGTAATAAIVYAPEALRAVGMRAPTRKAVVGAGFGVLGALFVVEIVLIAVQVASIQDRYALILPHLRF; encoded by the coding sequence ATGAGCACTCCCGGCGGGGGAGAGATGCATCAGCCCCTGCCGGGGTGCTTCCGTCATCAGGACCGGCCCACGGGTCTACGCTGCTCGCGCTGCGGCCGGCCGGCCTGCCACGAGTGCCTGCGGCAGGCGCCCGTGGGGTTTCACTGCGTCGACTGCATCGAGCAGGAACGTAAGGGCGCCGCGGCGCGGATGCCACGTGCGGCGCGGCCCGGCACGGCGACCGCAGGCCTGCGCACCACGCTGTCCGCGCACCCCACGGTGACCTACGCGCTCATCGGGCTCAACGTCCTCGCCTACCTGATCACCGCCGTGCAAGCCGGCAGCATCCTCGACAACAACCGCGGATCGGCGCTGTATGAGCGGTTCGCGCTGGTGCCGGGGCTCGTCGCCAACGGCGAGTGGTGGCGGCTGATCGGCAGCGGCTTCCTGCACTTCGGCATCCTCCACCTGGCCGTCAACATGTATGCGCTCTACGTGGTGGGCATCGCGTGCGAGAATGCGCTGGGCAAACTCCGATACTCGCTGGTGTATCTGGTGGGCCTGCTGGGCGGGTCCGCGGCAGTGATGTTCGGCGCCTGGAACGGCCAGACCGCCGGCGCCTCGGGCGCGATCTTCGGTCTGTTCGGCGCCGTCCTGATCATCCTGCTGCGTCTGCGCCGCAATCCCAACATGATGATCGCCGTGATCGTCATCAACGTGATCATCTCGGTGTCGGTGCCCGGCATCTCCTGGCTCGGCCACCTCGGCGGCTTCCTGGCCGGGACCGCGGCGACGGCGGCGATCGTGTACGCGCCGGAGGCGCTGCGCGCCGTCGGAATGCGGGCGCCGACGCGCAAGGCGGTCGTCGGCGCGGGCTTCGGAGTGCTCGGGGCGCTGTTCGTCGTCGAAATCGTCCTGATCGCCGTGCAGGTGGCGTCCATCCAGGACCGGTACGCGCTCATCCTTCCTCATCTGCGGTTCTGA